A window from Lytechinus pictus isolate F3 Inbred chromosome 9, Lp3.0, whole genome shotgun sequence encodes these proteins:
- the LOC129267783 gene encoding histamine H2 receptor-like produces MGIFYTLYNTTTFRLNDFPGRTALYVSVSIPLVAVLLAGNILVVVTVFTQGALKKPSYYILTSLAITDLLTGIIGVPFEVYRRTVTDDITCSAKWDVYLTSVTYICGLDSMLLMLLVTFDRYLAVVKPLRYNIYVTPRRILIAVILTWVVSIAYNATLIALGSSQVTVPGFYCSPVRKEPSAATLIVDILTFCLTLFGGVTVVLLNVIILRTAIVQSRRIAAHQCSSAGPVVDAEGREDARRKIKASKIVLFIVTAFIFCHLPVGIMHLCFVVSEDFALNSALTHVSCLLFYVSSAINPFVYSKMDRVFRQSVVRMLRSCCKKELRDDTGVSATDYSMTHHNNIE; encoded by the coding sequence ATGGGTATATTCTACACTCTATACAACACCACAACGTTCCGACTAAACGACTTTCCTGGCCGAACTGCGCTCTACGTGTCCGTTTCGATTCCTCTAGTGGCAGTTCTTCTAGCTGGCAACATCCTGGTGGTTGTAACCGTGTTCACCCAGGGAGCTCTGAAGAAACCCTCATACTACATCCTGACAAGCCTTGCTATCACTGACCTCTTGACTGGGATAATTGGTGTCCCATTTGAGGTCTACAGGAGAACTgtaaccgatgacatcacctgCTCAGCAAAATGGGATGTATACCTTACCAGTGTCACCTACATTTGTGGGCTAGATTCCATGTTACTTATGTTGTTAGTCACATTTGATAGGTACCTGGCCGTTGTCAAGCCATTGAGATATAACATCTACGTGACGCCACGACGTATACTGATTGCAGTCATTCTTACTTGGGTTGTATCCATTGCGTACAATGCAACTCTTATTGCGCTTGGTAGTTCGCAGGTGACAGTACCAGGCTTTTATTGCTCTCCTGTTAGAAAAGAACCTTCAGCCGCCACTCTGATTGTTGATATCTTGACTTTTTGTTTGACGCTATTTGGTGGGGTCACGGTGGTTCTGTTGAATGTCATCATTTTGCGGACTGCTATAGTGCAGTCTCGCCGCATAGCAGCGCACCAATGCTCATCCGCAGGCCCAGTGGTGGATGCAGAAGGCCGGGAAGACGCCAGGAGGAAAATCAAGGCTTCTAAGATTGTGTTATTCATCGTAACTGCTTTCATCTTTTGCCACCTCCCCGTTGGTATAATGCACCTGTGTTTTGTCGTTTCCGAAGACTTCGCGTTGAACAGTGCCCTGACGCACGTGTCCTGCCTTCTCTTCTACGTCAGTTCGGCCATCAATCCCTTCGTGTACTCTAAAATGGATCGTGTTTTCCGTCAGAGTGTCGTGCGTATGCTGAGATCATGTTGTAAGAAAGAACTCAGAGATGACACCGGAGTTTCAGCTACTGATTACTCCATGACCCATCATAATAACATTGAATGA